In the genome of Polaribacter sp. MED152, one region contains:
- a CDS encoding (2Fe-2S)-binding protein yields MNISFKINNEAITVNVSDENTPLLWVVRDVLNLKGTKFGCGKAACGACTLHIDDVAVRSCSYAVKFAEGKNVTTIEGLGDAENPHPVQQAWIEEVVPQCGYCQPGFMMATAALLKENDNPTDEDIDNNIINICRCATYYRMRKAIHRAAELTRESKL; encoded by the coding sequence ATGAATATATCATTTAAAATAAATAACGAAGCTATTACAGTTAATGTTTCTGATGAGAATACTCCTCTTTTATGGGTGGTTAGAGATGTGTTAAATTTAAAAGGCACCAAATTTGGCTGTGGTAAAGCAGCTTGTGGTGCATGTACTTTGCATATAGATGATGTTGCTGTGCGTTCTTGCTCTTATGCAGTAAAATTTGCAGAAGGTAAAAACGTAACTACTATTGAAGGTTTGGGTGATGCAGAAAACCCACATCCTGTGCAACAGGCTTGGATAGAAGAAGTAGTGCCTCAATGTGGATATTGTCAGCCAGGTTTTATGATGGCTACAGCCGCCCTTTTAAAAGAAAACGACAATCCAACAGATGAAGATATAGATAACAATATTATTAATATTTGTAGATGTGCAACCTATTACAGAATGCGAAAAGCAATTCATAGAGCTGCTGAATTAACAAGAGAATCTAAACTATAA
- the msrB gene encoding peptide-methionine (R)-S-oxide reductase MsrB: MLTWKDIIHFATKGNPTPEKRVEKSEAEWKEILTAEQFRITRLKGTERPHTGELCSIYDEGQYNCVCCNTPLFDSTIKYESSSGWPSFTQPIQKNAIQYVKDTTFGMVRVEVLCNTCDAHLGHIFPDGPEPSGLRYCINSESMKLEKNNE, encoded by the coding sequence ATGCTTACTTGGAAAGATATTATACATTTTGCTACCAAAGGAAACCCAACTCCAGAGAAAAGAGTTGAAAAATCAGAGGCAGAATGGAAAGAAATTTTAACTGCAGAACAGTTTAGAATAACACGATTAAAAGGTACAGAAAGACCTCATACAGGCGAATTATGTTCTATTTATGATGAAGGCCAATACAATTGTGTGTGTTGCAATACACCTCTTTTTGACTCTACCATAAAATACGAATCGAGTTCTGGTTGGCCTAGTTTTACTCAACCTATTCAAAAAAATGCAATTCAGTACGTAAAAGATACCACATTTGGTATGGTTAGAGTAGAAGTTTTATGCAATACTTGCGATGCTCATTTGGGTCATATTTTTCCTGATGGACCAGAACCAAGTGGTTTGCGTTATTGCATAAATTCTGAATCTATGAAATTAGAAAAAAACAATGAGTAA
- a CDS encoding DUF427 domain-containing protein: MKAIWNNEIIAESNVTVVVENNHYFPENSIKKEFYIPSTTRTTCPWKGEASYYTLVVNGKENKDAAWFYGRPFEAANNIKNHVAFWKGVKVTE; encoded by the coding sequence ATGAAAGCAATTTGGAATAACGAAATAATAGCAGAAAGTAATGTAACAGTAGTTGTGGAGAATAATCATTATTTTCCTGAAAATAGTATAAAAAAGGAGTTCTATATACCAAGTACAACTAGAACCACTTGTCCTTGGAAAGGTGAAGCCTCTTACTACACTTTAGTGGTTAATGGAAAAGAGAATAAAGATGCAGCATGGTTTTATGGGCGTCCTTTTGAGGCTGCAAATAATATTAAGAATCACGTAGCTTTTTGGAAAGGGGTAAAAGTTACAGAATAA
- a CDS encoding peptide-methionine (S)-S-oxide reductase: protein MQTNKIAFGGGCHWCTEAVFQSLQGVAEVNQGWVASTDKNSTFSEAVIVHFNPVEINLKDLISIHLATHKSTSNHSMRKKYRSAIYVFSNQQKIESENILTEIQENTASQIITQILPFSEFKPSENQFQNYYKKNPQKPFCKKYILPKLKLISNQFTANAIVKN, encoded by the coding sequence ATGCAAACCAATAAAATAGCTTTTGGTGGTGGCTGTCATTGGTGTACAGAAGCTGTTTTTCAATCTTTACAAGGGGTGGCTGAAGTAAATCAAGGTTGGGTTGCTTCAACTGATAAAAATAGCACATTTTCAGAGGCTGTAATTGTACATTTCAATCCAGTAGAAATTAATTTAAAAGATTTAATTTCAATTCATTTGGCCACACATAAAAGCACTAGCAATCATTCTATGAGAAAGAAGTATAGATCTGCTATTTATGTATTTTCGAATCAGCAAAAAATAGAAAGCGAAAATATTCTAACTGAAATTCAAGAAAATACAGCAAGTCAAATCATCACACAGATTTTACCTTTCTCTGAGTTTAAACCTTCTGAAAATCAGTTTCAGAACTATTACAAGAAGAATCCTCAAAAACCCTTTTGTAAGAAATATATCTTACCAAAATTAAAACTCATTTCCAATCAGTTTACTGCTAATGCTATTGTAAAAAATTAG
- a CDS encoding YdiU family protein, which yields MKLNLKHTFLNELPADSILENTRRQVSDAVYSFVNPKKTQQPEILHVSQEMANELGITQEETTSTLFKKIFTGNEVYPNTKPYAMCYGGHQFGNWAGQLGDGRAINLFEVEHDNKNWKVQLKGAGETPYSRTADGLAVLRSSIREYLCAEAMYHLGVPTTRSLSLALSGDDVLRDVMYDGNPAYEKGAIVSRISPSFLRFGNFEIFASRNDFKNLKILTDYTIKHHFSHLGNPSKETYIQFFGEVADRTLNMIIDWQRVGFVHGVMNTDNMSILGLTIDYGPYGWLEGFDFGWTPNTTDRQNKRYRYGNQPNIGLWNLYQLANALYPLIEDASPLEAILNKYKTDFERKSLQMMKSKLGLFVVDEDDLKLIQELEDNLQLVETDMTIFFRNLSDFSSTKEGFKIIEDAFYDLESISDDVKIRWNSWFNKYEDRLAIERVPFDERKEKMDAVNPKYVLRNYMAQLAIDAANNKDYSLINELFELLKKPYSEQPNYEKWFAKRPEWARDKVGCSMLSCSS from the coding sequence ATGAAATTAAACCTGAAACATACTTTTTTAAATGAATTACCAGCAGATAGTATTCTAGAAAATACTAGAAGACAAGTTTCAGATGCTGTATATTCTTTTGTAAATCCAAAAAAGACACAGCAACCTGAGATACTTCATGTATCTCAAGAAATGGCAAATGAACTGGGTATTACACAAGAAGAAACCACATCAACCCTATTTAAAAAAATATTTACGGGTAATGAAGTATACCCAAACACAAAGCCTTATGCCATGTGTTATGGAGGTCATCAGTTTGGAAATTGGGCAGGTCAATTAGGTGATGGTAGAGCTATTAATTTATTTGAAGTAGAACATGATAATAAAAATTGGAAAGTACAATTAAAAGGTGCTGGTGAAACTCCTTATTCTAGAACTGCAGACGGTTTAGCTGTTTTACGCTCATCAATTAGAGAATATTTATGTGCAGAAGCCATGTATCATTTAGGAGTACCAACAACCAGATCTTTATCTTTAGCTTTGTCTGGAGACGATGTTTTAAGAGATGTTATGTATGATGGAAATCCTGCTTATGAAAAAGGCGCCATTGTTTCTAGAATATCTCCATCATTTTTACGCTTTGGAAATTTCGAAATATTTGCCTCAAGAAATGATTTTAAAAATCTTAAAATTCTAACAGATTATACCATAAAACATCATTTTTCTCATTTAGGAAATCCTTCTAAAGAAACCTATATTCAATTTTTTGGTGAAGTCGCAGATCGAACTTTAAACATGATTATTGATTGGCAAAGAGTAGGTTTTGTTCATGGAGTTATGAATACAGACAACATGTCTATCTTAGGATTAACCATAGATTATGGACCTTATGGTTGGCTAGAAGGTTTCGATTTTGGCTGGACACCAAATACCACAGACAGACAAAATAAACGCTATAGGTATGGAAATCAGCCTAATATTGGTCTATGGAATTTATATCAACTTGCTAATGCTTTATATCCTTTAATTGAAGATGCTTCTCCTTTAGAAGCTATTTTGAATAAATACAAGACAGATTTTGAAAGAAAATCTTTACAAATGATGAAAAGTAAATTAGGGCTTTTTGTTGTTGATGAAGATGATTTAAAATTGATACAAGAATTAGAAGATAATTTACAATTAGTAGAAACAGACATGACAATTTTCTTTAGAAATTTAAGTGATTTTTCTAGCACTAAAGAAGGTTTTAAAATTATTGAAGATGCATTTTATGATTTAGAAAGTATTTCTGATGATGTAAAAATTAGATGGAATAGCTGGTTCAATAAATATGAAGATAGATTAGCGATTGAAAGAGTACCTTTTGATGAACGTAAAGAAAAAATGGATGCCGTAAATCCGAAATATGTATTAAGAAATTATATGGCACAGTTAGCTATTGATGCTGCAAACAATAAAGATTACAGCTTAATTAATGAGTTATTTGAATTATTAAAAAAACCATATTCAGAACAACCAAATTATGAAAAATGGTTTGCAAAAAGACCTGAATGGGCAAGAGATAAAGTAGGTTGTTCAATGTTATCTTGTAGCTCTTAA
- a CDS encoding XdhC family protein → MIHELKEIIQQAVINQEKGLKNVMASVVHLEGSSYRKPGVRMLISEDLHSVGAVSGGCVEKEIIQRSKTVFKDNKPKIITYDGRYRLGCEGILYILIEPIFIKNDFIAVFLEAYSKRESLKIESNFKLEDESFGAYGSVITFENGQQFSFSKQFTIDEQTQVFSQVLQPAFKLVIFGGEHDAVQLCKIAANLGWEIEVITSAKDSKKLSDFPGANKVLGESPETIEFKDIKENCAIVLMNHSYVQDLKYLVKLSKENCSNYIGILGAPKRRERLFNELFEFAPETTEEFLETIYTPAGLHIGAQTPQEIAISIIAEILAVTRNKDPFSLRNITSKIHSN, encoded by the coding sequence TTGATACACGAACTTAAAGAAATCATACAACAAGCAGTAATCAATCAAGAAAAAGGATTGAAAAATGTGATGGCCTCTGTTGTACATTTAGAAGGTTCATCTTACAGAAAACCTGGAGTTAGAATGCTAATTTCGGAAGATTTACATTCAGTAGGTGCAGTTTCTGGTGGTTGTGTAGAAAAAGAAATCATACAAAGATCAAAAACTGTTTTTAAAGACAACAAACCAAAAATCATAACTTATGATGGTAGGTACAGATTGGGTTGTGAAGGTATTTTGTACATTTTAATAGAACCTATATTTATTAAGAATGATTTTATAGCGGTATTTCTAGAAGCATATTCAAAAAGAGAATCATTAAAAATTGAAAGCAATTTTAAACTAGAAGACGAATCTTTTGGTGCTTATGGTTCTGTAATCACTTTTGAAAATGGACAGCAATTTTCGTTTAGTAAGCAATTCACCATTGATGAGCAAACACAAGTTTTTTCACAAGTATTACAACCTGCCTTTAAATTAGTAATTTTTGGTGGAGAACATGATGCAGTGCAATTGTGTAAAATTGCAGCAAATCTTGGTTGGGAAATAGAAGTGATTACATCTGCCAAAGACAGTAAGAAACTATCGGATTTTCCTGGAGCTAATAAAGTTTTAGGCGAAAGTCCTGAAACCATTGAATTTAAAGACATCAAAGAAAATTGTGCAATTGTTTTAATGAACCATAGTTATGTGCAAGATTTAAAATATCTCGTAAAACTATCTAAAGAAAACTGTTCGAATTACATAGGTATTTTAGGTGCACCTAAAAGAAGAGAACGTTTATTTAATGAGCTTTTTGAATTTGCTCCTGAAACTACAGAAGAATTTTTAGAAACTATTTATACGCCTGCAGGTTTGCATATTGGTGCTCAAACACCACAAGAAATTGCAATTTCTATTATTGCAGAAATTTTAGCAGTAACAAGAAATAAAGATCCTTTTTCTCTTAGAAATATTACTAGTAAAATACATAGTAACTAA
- a CDS encoding NTP transferase domain-containing protein, with amino-acid sequence MKIAILVLAAGKSSRMQSIKQLEKIEGKTLLNITLEKAKLLQKNNVYCVLGANANRIKQSISASKITTIYNDNFADGLSTSIISGLNYFKNQHLKFDAIFILLADQPAIDIAYLLSMKSLSLKNPTKIIATKYPAHFGVPVIIPKIYFEALLKINGDRGAKSFINAHKNEVLSSNLPTNHIDIDTKEELNLFRKSILK; translated from the coding sequence ATGAAGATTGCTATTTTAGTTTTAGCTGCAGGTAAATCATCTCGCATGCAAAGTATCAAACAGCTAGAGAAAATTGAAGGCAAAACCCTTTTAAACATCACTTTAGAAAAGGCAAAATTATTACAAAAAAATAATGTTTATTGTGTTTTAGGCGCAAATGCTAATCGTATTAAACAATCCATTTCAGCTTCAAAAATAACAACAATTTACAATGATAATTTTGCTGATGGTTTAAGTACTAGCATAATTTCAGGGCTTAATTATTTTAAAAATCAACATTTAAAATTTGATGCTATTTTTATCCTATTAGCAGACCAACCAGCTATAGATATAGCTTATCTTTTATCTATGAAAAGCTTGTCTTTAAAAAATCCTACAAAAATTATAGCTACCAAATATCCAGCTCATTTTGGAGTTCCTGTAATCATCCCTAAAATTTATTTTGAAGCTCTACTAAAAATTAATGGTGATAGAGGTGCTAAAAGTTTTATTAACGCACATAAAAACGAAGTTTTATCATCAAATTTGCCAACTAATCATATAGATATTGACACGAAAGAGGAGCTAAATCTTTTTAGAAAGTCAATTTTAAAATAG
- the der gene encoding ribosome biogenesis GTPase Der gives MNSIIAIVGRPNVGKSTLFNRLVQRREAIVDSVSGVTRDRHYGKSDWNGKEFSVIDTGGYAIGSDDIFEEEIRKQVKLAIDEADLIVFVVDVEDGITPMDAEVAKLLRKVKKPIFTAVNKVDNAMRDADAVEFYNLGLGDYHTISSINGSGTGELLDAIAEKIPAPEEVDLEKKELPRFAVVGRPNAGKSSFINALIGEDRNIVTNIAGTTRDSIDTKYNRFGFDFNLVDTAGIRKKSRVKEDLEFYSVMRAVRSIEYSDVIILVIDATRGFEGQDQNIFWLAEKNRKGVVILINKWDLVEKETNTMRDYEAKVKEQIAPFTDVPIVFISALTKQRLFKAIETAVEVFENRKNRIPTSKFNDVMLEVVKNYPPPAIKGKFVKIKYCMQLPTQTPQFAFFCNLPQYVRDPYRRFVENKLREIYNFSGVPITIYFRQK, from the coding sequence ATGAATAGTATTATAGCCATTGTAGGAAGACCAAATGTTGGAAAATCGACTTTATTTAACAGATTGGTTCAAAGAAGAGAAGCTATTGTAGATTCTGTAAGTGGAGTTACAAGAGACAGGCATTATGGAAAATCTGATTGGAATGGAAAGGAGTTTTCTGTTATTGATACAGGTGGATATGCTATTGGTTCTGACGATATTTTTGAGGAAGAAATTAGAAAGCAAGTTAAATTAGCAATTGACGAAGCAGATTTAATTGTTTTTGTTGTAGATGTTGAAGATGGTATAACACCTATGGATGCTGAGGTTGCAAAGCTTTTAAGAAAAGTTAAAAAACCAATTTTTACTGCAGTTAATAAAGTTGATAATGCAATGCGTGATGCAGATGCAGTTGAATTTTATAATTTAGGTTTAGGAGACTATCATACAATTTCATCTATTAACGGAAGTGGAACAGGTGAATTATTAGATGCAATAGCAGAAAAAATTCCTGCCCCAGAAGAAGTAGATTTAGAAAAAAAGGAATTACCGAGATTTGCTGTTGTTGGTAGGCCAAATGCAGGAAAATCTTCATTTATTAATGCATTAATTGGCGAAGACAGAAATATTGTAACCAATATTGCTGGTACTACAAGAGACTCTATAGATACTAAATATAACAGGTTTGGTTTTGATTTTAATTTAGTAGATACTGCAGGAATTCGTAAAAAATCTAGAGTAAAAGAAGATTTAGAATTCTATTCTGTAATGCGTGCTGTAAGATCTATTGAATACTCAGATGTTATCATTTTAGTAATAGACGCTACTCGTGGTTTTGAAGGTCAAGACCAAAACATATTTTGGTTAGCGGAGAAAAATAGAAAAGGTGTTGTTATTCTAATCAACAAATGGGATTTGGTTGAAAAAGAAACCAATACAATGCGTGATTATGAAGCTAAGGTAAAAGAACAAATTGCACCTTTTACAGATGTGCCAATTGTTTTTATATCAGCATTAACCAAACAGCGTTTATTTAAAGCTATCGAAACTGCTGTAGAGGTTTTTGAAAACAGAAAAAACAGAATTCCAACAAGTAAGTTTAATGATGTAATGCTAGAAGTGGTTAAAAACTATCCTCCACCAGCAATTAAAGGTAAGTTTGTTAAAATCAAATACTGTATGCAATTACCTACACAAACTCCTCAGTTTGCGTTTTTCTGTAATTTGCCTCAATATGTTAGAGATCCTTATAGACGTTTTGTAGAAAATAAATTGCGTGAAATTTATAATTTTTCTGGAGTACCAATTACCATCTATTTCAGACAAAAATAA
- a CDS encoding xanthine dehydrogenase family protein molybdopterin-binding subunit, with translation MSKKLSRRKFLVRGGLGTLGVLAVGTYLFRNPIRREIIGFAESFVAPYSGSGTDANLWFEITKDNNIILHSPKVEMGQGTFTGLAQIAADELDVNINQMQVIAASSASGIVDRLGTGGSLSIASMWTTIRELAATTREMVKLEAAKKWEVSVDDITTKNGIVTHESKELSFAEIAANVTEWEIPDTPKLKPVNSYKLVGKPVPRIDLKAKVYGDPIFGMDAEMDNMLHAVILRPEYIGATFKSANFSKAEQMPGVVKVVQIDDWVGIVAKTYPEALAAKLEVDIEWNIPKKWTEEDIRNLITVGSGDEMIVQKEGDVLENDDEDFLELEFKSPIGAHAQLEPNGAVASYKDGKVTVILSTQVIGITQNQIAKALDIDTDDINVIPTYLGGGFGRRLNTNHAIQAIKLSKAVGQPVKYFFTRKEEFQNDMFRPPTHHIMRGKLNEEGLIEHLEHHFASGNVAIDSLLLPGIANTVLGADFGAIRGGRIHYSDIKNVRSIQWHKTLPFATSWWRSLGLLANTFAIESFVDELAFQNNKNPIELRLVQIKENEEGIRLKNVIKKVQEESNYSETVSNGRAMGFACSTDTGTPCAQVVEVSIENKEIKVHKVTCVMDCGIAVNPDQVRAQCEGAMIMAMSAAMHEKMYIEDGQLQPTIFGPYEMAMIKHAPKEINVHLLQGMDKPGPVGEPPLGPIAAAIGNAVKRLTGERLTEMPLKLS, from the coding sequence ATGAGCAAGAAATTATCACGTAGAAAATTTTTAGTTAGAGGTGGTTTAGGTACACTTGGAGTTTTGGCTGTAGGTACCTATCTATTTCGTAATCCAATTCGAAGAGAAATTATTGGTTTTGCTGAGTCTTTTGTGGCACCTTATTCTGGCTCAGGTACAGATGCTAATTTGTGGTTTGAAATCACAAAAGACAATAACATCATTTTACATTCTCCTAAAGTAGAAATGGGCCAAGGTACTTTTACTGGCTTAGCACAAATAGCTGCAGACGAATTAGATGTAAATATCAACCAAATGCAAGTAATTGCTGCAAGTTCTGCTAGTGGAATTGTAGACAGACTTGGAACTGGAGGTAGTTTATCTATTGCTTCTATGTGGACTACCATTCGTGAATTGGCAGCTACAACTCGAGAAATGGTAAAGTTAGAGGCTGCTAAAAAATGGGAAGTTTCTGTTGATGATATAACAACTAAAAATGGAATAGTAACTCATGAAAGTAAAGAATTATCGTTTGCAGAAATTGCTGCGAATGTTACTGAATGGGAAATACCAGATACACCGAAATTAAAGCCCGTAAATTCTTATAAATTGGTAGGTAAACCTGTACCAAGAATCGACTTAAAGGCAAAGGTATATGGAGATCCTATTTTTGGAATGGATGCAGAAATGGACAATATGCTTCATGCAGTTATCTTAAGACCAGAATATATTGGAGCCACCTTTAAAAGTGCCAATTTTAGTAAGGCAGAACAAATGCCAGGAGTTGTAAAGGTTGTACAAATTGATGACTGGGTAGGTATTGTTGCTAAAACATATCCAGAAGCTTTAGCTGCAAAACTTGAGGTTGATATTGAATGGAACATCCCTAAAAAATGGACAGAAGAAGATATAAGAAATCTAATTACTGTAGGTAGTGGAGATGAAATGATTGTTCAAAAAGAGGGTGATGTTCTTGAAAATGATGATGAAGATTTTCTAGAGCTGGAGTTTAAAAGTCCAATTGGTGCTCATGCACAATTAGAACCAAATGGTGCTGTTGCTTCTTATAAAGATGGCAAAGTAACCGTAATTTTATCTACCCAAGTAATTGGTATTACACAAAATCAAATTGCAAAAGCGTTAGATATTGATACAGATGATATAAATGTAATTCCTACCTATTTAGGAGGTGGTTTTGGTAGACGCTTAAATACAAATCATGCAATTCAAGCTATTAAATTATCTAAAGCAGTTGGGCAACCAGTAAAGTATTTCTTCACTAGAAAAGAAGAGTTTCAAAATGATATGTTTAGACCTCCAACACACCATATTATGAGAGGTAAACTAAATGAGGAAGGTTTGATTGAGCATTTAGAGCATCACTTTGCAAGTGGTAATGTGGCTATAGATTCACTGCTTTTACCAGGTATTGCAAATACAGTTTTAGGTGCAGATTTTGGTGCAATTCGTGGAGGACGAATTCATTACAGTGACATAAAAAATGTTAGATCTATTCAGTGGCATAAAACCTTGCCATTTGCCACAAGTTGGTGGAGAAGTTTAGGTTTGCTGGCTAATACTTTTGCTATTGAAAGTTTTGTTGATGAATTGGCTTTTCAAAACAATAAAAATCCTATTGAATTGCGTTTAGTGCAGATAAAAGAAAATGAAGAAGGAATTCGTTTAAAAAACGTTATTAAAAAAGTACAAGAAGAATCAAATTATTCTGAGACTGTTTCTAATGGAAGAGCCATGGGTTTTGCCTGTTCAACAGATACAGGAACACCATGTGCACAAGTTGTAGAAGTATCTATAGAAAACAAAGAAATAAAAGTGCATAAAGTTACTTGTGTTATGGATTGTGGAATTGCTGTAAATCCAGATCAAGTTAGAGCACAATGTGAAGGAGCAATGATAATGGCCATGAGTGCAGCCATGCACGAAAAAATGTATATAGAAGATGGCCAATTACAACCTACCATTTTCGGACCTTATGAAATGGCTATGATAAAACATGCTCCAAAAGAAATTAATGTACACTTACTGCAAGGTATGGACAAACCAGGGCCTGTTGGCGAACCTCCTTTAGGACCAATTGCTGCTGCTATAGGGAATGCAGTAAAAAGATTAACAGGAGAAAGATTAACAGAAATGCCATTAAAACTCTCTTAA
- a CDS encoding Pycsar system effector family protein has protein sequence MNNVINEVEKFVYNLLSEKLHANYVYHNLSHTQRVVEKTIEISEDSDIKGDDLENLVIAAWFHDVGFTVSDENHEEESIKIASEFLKSHKFNEERITAIGELILATRMNSIPKNKLEEVLRDADSAHLASGNFFDYTSLLRKEWELVLEKTYSNKEWITLNLAFFTQKHRYYTEFALRNWSKPKDKNLAKLLKNQKKLKKENKKFKQKKEALDLKKNKSIVPERGVETMFRVALRNHITLSDIADTKANILLSVNAIIVSLALSSLLPKLDNPSNSHLFVPTIIFVGFTVISIILSILATRPNVTEGKFTKEDVAKRKVNLLFFGNFHQMKLDDFEWGISEMMQDRDYLYGSLTKDLYYLGLVLNRKYKILRITYTVFMTGIIVSVIAFAVSFSFQEIAP, from the coding sequence ATGAACAACGTTATTAATGAAGTAGAGAAATTTGTTTACAATTTATTGAGTGAGAAATTACATGCCAATTATGTGTATCATAATTTATCTCATACTCAAAGAGTTGTTGAGAAAACTATAGAAATTTCTGAAGATTCCGATATTAAAGGAGATGATTTAGAAAATTTGGTTATTGCTGCTTGGTTTCACGATGTTGGCTTTACTGTAAGTGATGAAAATCATGAAGAGGAAAGTATTAAAATTGCCTCAGAATTTTTAAAATCGCACAAATTTAACGAGGAGCGCATAACTGCTATTGGTGAGCTTATTCTTGCAACTAGAATGAATTCGATTCCTAAAAATAAATTAGAAGAGGTTTTAAGAGATGCAGATTCTGCACATTTAGCTTCAGGTAACTTTTTTGATTATACTTCTTTGTTGAGAAAAGAGTGGGAGTTGGTGTTAGAAAAAACCTACAGTAATAAAGAATGGATTACTCTAAATCTGGCTTTTTTTACACAGAAGCACAGATATTATACTGAGTTTGCACTGAGAAATTGGAGCAAGCCAAAAGATAAAAATTTAGCCAAACTTTTAAAAAATCAAAAGAAGTTAAAAAAAGAGAATAAAAAGTTTAAACAAAAGAAAGAGGCTTTAGATCTTAAGAAAAATAAAAGTATTGTACCTGAAAGAGGTGTAGAAACAATGTTTAGGGTAGCTTTAAGAAACCATATTACTTTAAGTGATATTGCAGATACCAAAGCCAATATTTTACTTTCTGTAAATGCCATTATAGTTTCTTTGGCACTTTCTAGTTTATTACCAAAGTTAGACAATCCTTCAAACTCACATTTATTTGTGCCAACAATTATATTTGTTGGGTTTACTGTAATCTCTATAATTTTATCAATTTTGGCTACTAGACCTAATGTAACAGAGGGCAAGTTTACGAAAGAAGATGTTGCTAAAAGAAAGGTAAACCTATTGTTTTTTGGTAATTTTCATCAAATGAAATTAGATGATTTTGAATGGGGAATATCTGAAATGATGCAAGATAGAGATTATCTTTATGGCTCATTAACCAAAGATTTATACTATTTAGGTTTGGTTCTGAACAGAAAATATAAAATACTAAGAATTACCTACACTGTTTTTATGACAGGTATTATTGTAAGTGTAATTGCGTTTGCAGTATCGTTTTCATTTCAAGAAATAGCTCCTTAA
- the msrA gene encoding peptide-methionine (S)-S-oxide reductase MsrA — MSKDIRIATVGGGCFWCTEAVFLEVKGVEKVVSGYAGGNAPGKPTYREICSGLTGHAEVIQITYDANVISFEDILVIFMTTHDPTTLNRQGADRGTQYRSVIFYHDENQQKIAEEVLKQLQVYFDDKIVTELSPLPIFYEAEQEHQDFYKNNQGYGYCTYVIEPKLAKIRKLHADKLA, encoded by the coding sequence ATGAGTAAAGATATTAGAATAGCCACAGTTGGTGGTGGATGTTTTTGGTGCACAGAAGCCGTTTTTCTGGAAGTTAAAGGCGTAGAAAAAGTAGTATCTGGTTATGCAGGTGGTAATGCACCTGGCAAACCTACTTATAGAGAAATTTGTTCTGGCTTAACAGGTCATGCAGAAGTAATTCAAATTACCTATGATGCAAATGTTATTTCGTTCGAAGATATTTTAGTGATTTTTATGACAACTCATGATCCTACAACATTAAACAGACAAGGTGCAGATAGAGGTACACAATACAGATCTGTTATTTTTTATCATGATGAAAATCAGCAAAAAATTGCAGAAGAAGTTTTAAAGCAATTACAAGTTTATTTTGATGATAAAATAGTTACAGAACTTAGTCCTTTGCCAATATTTTATGAGGCAGAGCAAGAACATCAAGATTTTTATAAAAACAACCAAGGTTATGGCTATTGCACTTATGTAATAGAACCAAAATTAGCAAAAATTAGAAAATTACACGCAGATAAATTAGCATGA